One Leucoraja erinacea ecotype New England chromosome 5, Leri_hhj_1, whole genome shotgun sequence DNA segment encodes these proteins:
- the slc35a1 gene encoding CMP-sialic acid transporter, giving the protein MATENVSLLFKLYCLTVMTVVAATYIVVLRYTRTVLTEMYFATTAVCITEVLKLILSLGMLTRDVGSLRGTLSTLYEHILRSPKEMLKLSIPSVVYAVQNNMAFVALSNLDAAVYQVTYQLKIPSTALCTVFMLNRSLNKLQWLSVFMLCAGVTLVQWKPMETTKVQVTQNPVLGFVAIAIAVLCSGFAGVYFEKVLKASDTSLWIRNIQMYISGIVITAFGVYLNDGAQVLEKGFFFGYTHWVWIVILLASLGGLYTSVVVKYTDNIMKGFSAAAAIVISTAASVLLFGLQLTLNFVAGTILVCVSIYYYGLPKQNTSTFVQSEVEKHKEPLVNNV; this is encoded by the exons ATGGCTACCG AGAATGTCAGCTTGCTGTTTAAGTTGTACTGTCTGACGGTAATGACGGTTGTGGCCGCCACATACATTGTGGTGTTGCGATACACAAGAACAGTCTTAACGGAGATGTACTTTGCAACCACAGCTGTTTGCATCACTGAAGTCCTCAAATTAATTTTGAGTCTAGGTATGTTAACAAG GGACGTGGGCAGTTTGCGGGGCACGCTGTCAACATTGTATGAACACATTCTCAGGAGTCCCAAAGAAATGCTGAAACTCAGTATTCCATCTGTGGTGTATGCTGTTCAAAACAATATGGCCTTTGTGGCGCTTAGTAACTTGGACGCAGCAGTGTATCAG gtgACCTATCAACTAAAGATTCCAAGCACAGCACTCTGTACAGTCTTTATGCTGAATCGTTCTCTAAACAAACTGCAATGgctttctgtatttatgctttgtGCAGGAGTAACATTGGTCCAGTGGAAGCCTATGGAAACTACAAAGGTTCAG GTTACACAGAATCCAGTTTTGGGATTTGTTGCCATAGCCATTGCAGTATTGTGTTCTGGATTTGCTG GTGTTTATTTTGAGAAGGTTCTGAAAGCCTCTGACACCTCTCTGTGGATCCGTAACATACAGATGTATATTTCTGGCATTGTGATCACTGCGTTTGGAGTTTATTTGAATGATGGTGCCCAAGTTCTGGAGAAAGGCTTTTTCTTTGGATACACCCACTGGGTTTGGATTGTTATAT TATTAGCAAGTCTTGGCGGGTTGTATACTTCTGTTGTCGTGAAATACACCGATAACATCATGAAAGGattttcagcagcagcagcaattgtTATTTCCACAGCAGCATCAGTTTTGCTGTTTGGCTTGCAGTTAA CTCTCAACTTTGTAGCTGGGACTATTCTCGTCTGCGTTTCAATATACTATTATGGATTGCCGAAGCAAAATACAAGTACCTTTGTGCAGAGTGAAGTGGAGAAGCACAAAGAGCCGCTGGTGAATAATGTGTGA